CGTTGCCCAGCCGGTCAGCCGGTCCGGGAAGCACATAGGGCCCCGTTGTGTAGTGGCCTAGCACGCCGCCCTCTCAAGGCGGTAGCGCGGGTTCGAATCCCGTCGGGGCTACATCGAGCACAGGCCCCCGCTCCATCGGAGCGGGGGCCTGTGTCGTGTCCGGGGGTGTGGCGGGCGAAGGGGGGTGGCCCCCTTCGTCACTCCGTGTCGCGATCGGCGGCCTCGGCCGCCTCGGCGTGCTTCTGCAGGACCTCGGTGAGCTTGTTCGCCCCGGCGATGACGGTCGCGGCGTGCAGGCGCCCCGGCTGGCGCGAGAGGCGCTCGATCGGCCCGGAGATGGACACGGCTGCGATGACGCGACCGGAGGGGGAGCGCACCGGGGCGGAGACCGAGGCGACGCCGGCCTCGCGCTCGCCGACGCTCTGCGCCCAGCCGCGGCGGCGCACGCCCGAGAGCATGGTCGCGGTGAAGGCGGCTTCCTGCAGGCCGCTGTGCAGGCGGTCGGGCTCCTCCCACGCGAGCAGCACCTGGGCTGCCGAGCCGGCATGCATCGTCAGGGTCGCTCCGACCGGGATGGAGTCGCGCAGGCCGACCGGGCGCTCCGCGGCCGAGACGCAGACGCGGTGCTCGCCCTGACGTCGGAAGAGCTGGGCGGACTCGTTGGTGTGGTCCCGCAGTGCCCCGAGGACGGGGTTGGCGGCGACGAGCAGCTTGTCCTCGCCGGCGGAGGCGGCCAGCTCCCCCAGGCGCGGGCCGAGGACGAAGCGACCCTGCATGTCACGACCGACCAGCCGGTGGTGCTCCAGTGCCACCGCGAGCCGGTGCGCCGTCGGCCGGGCCAGTCCCGTGGCCGCAACCAGCTGCGCGAGGGTCGAAGGTCCTGACTCCAGGGCTCCGAGCACGACCGCGGCCTTGTCCAGGACGCCCACTCCACTACTGTTGTCCATGGACTGATACTTACATCTCATTGCGTGAGACGCAAGATCGGGTGGAGGGCACGGCATGTGAATCTCGGTCGAGAGACACCGTGGCACATCCGAGACACACCGCATGGGAGGGGATCAGGACATGGCTGGAACGCTGGCCGAGAAGGTATGGGAGGCCCATGTCGTCCGTCGCAGCACAGGGGAGCCGGACCTGCTCTACATCGACCTGCACCTCCTCCACGAGGTGACGAGCCCGCAGGCCTTCGAGGGTCTGCGGATCGCCGGTCGGCCCGTCCGCCGCCCCGACCTCACGCTCGCGACCGAGGACCACAACGTCCCGACGACCCCGGGCCCGATCACCGATCCGGTGAGCAAGATCCAAGTCGAGACGCTGCGCGACAACTGCGCCGAGTTCGGCGTGACGCTCTACCCGATGGGTGACGCCGAGCAGGGCATCGTCCACGTCGTGGGTCCGCAGCTCGGCCTGACCCAACCCGGGACGACGGTCGTCTGCGGCGACAGCCACACCAGCACCCACGGGGCCTTCGGCGCGCTCGCCTTCGGCATCGGCACCAGCGAGGTCGAGCACGTCCTGGCGACGCAGACCCTCTCGCTCAACCCCTTCAAGACCATGGCGATCAACGTCCACGGGCAGCTGGAGCCGGGAGTGTCCGCCAAGGACGTCATCCTCGCGGTGATCGCGAAGATCGGCACCGGCGGCGGTCAGGGCTACGTCCTGGAGTATCGCGGCGAGGCCATCGAGGCGCTGTCGATGGAGGCCCGGATGACCGTGTGCAACATGTCGATCGAGGCCGGCGCCCGGGCCGGCATGATCGCCCCCGACCAGACGACCTTCGACTACCTCCGCGGACGTGACCACGCACCGACCGGCACCGACTGGGACGCCGCGCTCGAGAGCTGGCAGCAGCTGCGCAGCGACGACGACGCCGTCTTCGACATGGAGGTCGACATCGATGGCTCGACGCTGACCCCCTTCGTCACCTGGGGCACCAACCCCGGTCAGGGCGCCCCGCTGTCCGAGGCCGTCCCGGACCCGCAGGCGATGCCCGACGAGAACGAGCGCTTCGCTGCCACGAAGGCGCTGGAGTACATGGGGCTGACCGCGGGCACGCCGCTGCGGGAGGTCGCGGTCGACACCGTCTTCCTCGGTTCGTGCACCAACGGTCGCATCGAGGACCTGCGCGCCGCGGCCGAGATCATCAAGGGCCGGCACGTCGCCGAGTCGGTGCGCATGCTCGTCGTGCCCGGGTCCGCGCGGGTGCGGGTCCAGGCCGAGCAGGAGGGGCTGCACGAGGTCTTCACCGCGGCCGGTGCGCAGTGGCGCCTGCCCGGCTGCTCGATGTGCCTGGGCATGAACCCCGACATCCTCTCCCCGGGGGAGCGGTCCGCCTCGACGAGCAACCGCAACTTCGAGGGACGCCAGGGGAAGGGGGGTCGCACCCACCTCGTCTCGCCGCTGGTGGCGGCGGCCACCGCCGTGCGCGGGACCCTGTCCAGCCCCGCAGACCTCGACGTCACGGAAGGAGCCTGAGGAGCCATGGAGAAGTTCACGACGCACACCGGCACCGGGGTCCCGCTGCGCCGCAGCAATGTCGACACCGACCAGATCATCCCCGCGGTGTACCTCAAGCGTGTCTCCCGCACCGGGTTCGAGGACGGTCTCTTCGCGGCCTGGCGCAATGACAAGACCTTCGTGCTCAACCAGCCTGCGTACCACGATGGTTCGGTCCTCGTCGTCGGCCCCGACTTCGGCACCGGGTCCTCGCGCGAGCACGCGGTCTGGGCGCTGAAGGACTACGGCTTCAAGGTCGTCATCTCCTCGCGCTTCGCCGACATCTTCCGCGGCAACTCCGGCAAGCAGGGCCTGCTCGCCGCGCAGGTGGCCCAGGACGACGTCGAGCTGTTGTGGAAGTACCTCGAGAACACCCCGGGCGCGCAGGTCACCGTCGACCTCACGGCGAAGACCGTGGTCGCCGGGGACATCACCTGCGCGTTCCACGTGGACGACTACACGCGGTGGCGCCTCATCGAGGGGCTCGACGACATCGGCCTGACGATGCGCCATGAGCAGGACGTCACCGACTTCGAGGCATCGCGACCCCGCTGGAAGCCGACGACGCAGCCCACTTGAGCACGGCGAGTTGCCTTGAGGTGCAAGGGCATTCGCTGGCTGCACCGGTGAGCTCGCCGACCTGCGTCGTCGACGGGCCCCTCGTGGGCCGGCTCGGGGTCGGCGAATGCGCTTGTGCGCCAATAAAAACTGGTCACCCCCGAATGCTCCACCGAGGGTGTCACCAGTTCTACCGTCGTGTGCAGGTCGGGTGAACGACTCGGCTGTCCGAGCCGGGGACTGCCCGGCGTCGAACCGCTACGGGAGTGACCGTGAACAAGGCAGAACTCGTCAAGGCTCTCGAAGAGAGACTGGGTAGCCGGAAGGCGGCCCAGGAGGCACTGGAGGTCGTGCTCGACACGATCGTCCGTGAGGTGGCCAAGGGGGGTCGCGTCGCCATCACCGGTTTCGGCACCTTCGAGAAGGCGGCCCGCGCCGCCCGGACCGGCCGCAACCCGCGCACCGGTGAGGTCGTGAAGATCAAGAAGACCACTGTCCCGCGCTTCAAGGCCGGTACCAGCTTCAAGACCTACGTCGCCGACCCCAAGTCACTGCCGAAGGCCGCCCCCGCCGCGGCTCGAGCCGCAGCCGGCACCGTCACCTCCGCAGCGGGCACCGCACGGGCCATCGCCGGCAGCGCCGTCCCGGGAGGCAAGAAGGTCAAGAAGGGCTCGTCGGCGGAGTCGACGTCCTCCGCCGCCACGTCCTCGGCCACGACGAAGAAGACTGCTCCGGCCAGGAAGAGCACCGCGTCGACGTCGACGGCCAAGAAGTCGACGGCCAAGAAGTCGACGGCCAAGAAGTCGACTCCGGCCAAGAAGAGCACCGCAACGACGTCGACCGCCAAGAAGTCGACTCCGGCCAGGAAGAGCACCGCATCGACGTCGACGGCCACCTCGGCGAAGAAGGCTGCTCCAGCGAAGAAGTCGACCGCGTCGAAGTCCACGGCCAAGAAGTCCACGGCCAAGAAGTCCACGGCCAAGAAGTCCACCCCGGCCAGGAAGAGCAGCGCCACGAAGTCCACGAGCAGTTCGGACTCCGGCTCCAGCTGACGAGCGGACGGCACCGCATCGCGGTGGCTGCGACGCCCAGGGGTCGCCACGGATCACCGTGGCGGCCCCTCGGTCGGTGGGTGGCCCCCTTCGCCTCGGCCGGGGTCGGTCAGGCGATCGTCTCGTCGTCGCCGATCCCGACGATCCACAGTCGGGTGATCACCCCGTCGGCCTCGGTGATGCTCACCCGCTGGCCGGGCCGCAGGAAGCGCAGGCCGCTGGCGGCGACCACATCGACGGTGACCTCGTGGGAAAGACCCTCATCGGTGACGACGACGGCACCGGTGTCAGGGGACTGGGAGAAGACCGTGGCTTGCACGGATTCGAGGGTAGTCGTGTCATAGGCTGAGCGTTTCCAGACCGAGGCGCCGAGGGCGCCGCCCCGGACCGAGAGGTGCCATGACCACCCACCGCATGCCGACACCGGTCCTGTACCGGGTCGTGGCCGGGGTCCTGCGTCCGGTGATGCGGGCCCTGATGCGGTATGAGGTCAGTGGGCTGGAGAACCTCCCACGGTCGGGTGGCTTCATCGTCACGCCGAACCACGTCTCGCACATCGATCCCTTCCCGTGGGCCCACGTGCTCTACAACCGGGGCCGGGCGCCGGTCTTCCTCGCCAAGAGCAGCCTCTTCGAGGCCCCCGTCGTCCGGTCGGTCATGCGGCACACCCACCAGGTGCGGGTCGACCGCGAGACCGCGAGCGCGGCCAGTTCGCTCGGGCCCGCGATCCGGGCGATCGAGGCCGGCGCGTGCGTGGCCGTCTACCCCGAGGGGTCGCTCACCCGCGACCCCGACATGTGGCCCATGCGCGGCAAGACCGGTGCCGCACGCCTGGCGCTGCAGGCCGGCTGCCCGGTCATCCCGATCGCCCAGTGGGGGTCGCAGGACCTGCTGGCCCCCTACGCCAGGAGGCCGACCCTCTCGCGCCGACGGACCCTGGTCCGGATCCTTTTCTGCCCACCGGTCGAGCTGTCGGACCTGCGCGGCGACCCGGTGACGCGGGACGCGATCACCACCGGCACCGACCGGATCATGCAGGCGCTCACCCACGGGCTGGAGCAGCTGCGTGGGCAGAAGGCGCCGACCGAACGCTTCGACCCCAAGGCCCACGGACTGCGGTCCACGGGTGACTACCGATCAGGAGGAACGTCGTGAACCACATCGCCGTCTTTGGTGCCGGGAGCTGGGGTACCGCCTTCGCGTCGATCCTCGCCGACGCGGGTAACGACGTGCGCGTGTGGGGCCGACGCCCCGAGCTGGTCGATCAAATCAACCGGCGCGTCAACGAGGACTACGCACCGGGGGTCGAGCTGTCGTCGCGGATCTCCGCCTCGACGGATCCCGAGCGCGTCGTCGACGGCGCCGAGATCGTCATCCTCTCGGTGCCCTCCCAGTCCCTGCGCGACAACCTCACCCAGTGGGCTCCGCTGCTCACGGGCGACAAGATCGTCGTCTCGCTGATGAAGGGGATCGAGCTCGGTACGACGAAGCGGATGAGCGAGGTCATCCACGAGGTCGCCGGGGTCCCGCTCGAGCGCATCGCCGCGGTGAGCGGGCCGAACCTCTCCCGCGAGATCATCCAGCGCCAGCCGGCCGCGACCGTCGTCGCCTGCCCGGACGAGGCCTCGGCGGACACTGTCGCCGCGGCGTGCCAGACGAGCTACTTCCGCCCCTACACCTCCCCCGACCTCGTCGGCGCCGAGATCGGGGGAGCGGTCAAGAACGTGATCGCGCTCGCCGTGGGGATGGCCTCCGGCCTGGGGATGGGCGACAACACCAAGGCGACGATCATCACCAGGGGTCTGGCCGAGACGACCCGGCTGGCCACGGCACTCGGGGCGGACCCGCGGACGATGTCCGGTCTCGCCGGCGTCGGCGACCTCATCGCCACCTGCATGTCACCGCTCTCACGCAACCACTCCTTCGGCGTCAGGCTCGGTCAGGGTATGACCCTCGAGGAGGTCACCGCGCAGGCCAAGCAGACCGCGGAGGGCGTGAAGTCCTGCTCCTCCATCCTCGAGCTCGCCCACGGCAACGGCGTGGACGTGCCGATCATCGAGCAGGTCAACCGGGCCGTGCACGAGGCGGTCCCGGTCACGGAGATCGGCCGCCAGCTACTCGCCCGTGCCCGCAAGTCCGAGACGGACTGACGTCAGCCCAGTGCGGCCAGGGACTGCTCCAGGTCGCGCCACAGGTCGTCGACGTCCTCGACGCCGACGGACAGGCGCACGAGGTTGACCGGGACGGCTTCCGGCTCGCCGGGCTGGCGGCGGCGTCGCTCCAGCTGCGATTCGACGCCACCGAGGCTGGTCGAGTTCGACCACAGGCGGGTGCCCGCGGCGAGCGCCTCGGCCTCCGCTGCTCCGTCGGTCGCGCCCGCGACCTCGATCGAGACGATCGCACCCCAGCCCGGGTAGCGCACTCGCGAGACCCGTGGGTGGTCGGCGAGCCGCTGGGCGAGTTCGGTGGCGTTGTCGCACGCCCGCTCGAGGCGAAGGGAGAGCGTGCGCAACCCGCGCAGGGCGAGCCAGGCCTCCATCGGACCGGCGATCGCGCCACCGAGGGTGCGGTGGCGGGCCAGCCGCGTGCGCAGCTCGCGGCCGCGCTCGTCGTCACCGGTGACCGTCAGGCCGAGGATCACGTCGGAGTGGCCCGAGAGGTACTTCGTCGCCGAGTGCACCACGACGTCGGCTCCGCTCTCGAGGGGACGCTGCAGCAGCGGCGTGGCGAAGGTGTTGTCGACGGCGACCAGCGCGCCGACCTCGTGCGCGGCCGCGGTGAGTCCCGGGAGGTCCGCGAGGTCGAGCAGCGGGTTGGTCGGGGACTCCAACCAGACCAGGTCGGCTCCGGGCAGCGCCGCGCGGACCCCGGCGGCGTCGGCGATGTCGACCCAGCGCACCTCGAGCAGTCCGGCCCGGGCGGCCTCGGTGAGCGAGACGACGACACCGTTGTAGGCCGCGGCCGGGGCGACGACGACTCCGCCACGGGGGACCAGCGCCAGCACGGCCGCGACCGCGGCCATGCCGGAGGAGTACAGGAGCGCATCGCCGCCCTCGAGCCCACCGACGGCCTCCTCGAAGGGGGTCCAGGTGGGGTTGTCGACGCGCGCGTAGTTGACCGGTCCGTCGGCGATGTAGGTCGAGGTGAAGGTGACCGGGGGGTTGAGCGACGCGCCCGGCGCCCGCCGGGGGCGACCGGCTGCCACGACGTGCGTCCGTGGGGACAGTCCGCTGGTGTGTGCTGTGGCGGGGGTGCTCGGGTGTTGGTCGGTCATGGTCGCAGATTAGAGGTTAGTCTTCCCCCGATGAGCAGCCATCCGAATCGCAAGCCTC
The DNA window shown above is from Janibacter sp. A1S7 and carries:
- the leuD gene encoding 3-isopropylmalate dehydratase small subunit; this translates as MEKFTTHTGTGVPLRRSNVDTDQIIPAVYLKRVSRTGFEDGLFAAWRNDKTFVLNQPAYHDGSVLVVGPDFGTGSSREHAVWALKDYGFKVVISSRFADIFRGNSGKQGLLAAQVAQDDVELLWKYLENTPGAQVTVDLTAKTVVAGDITCAFHVDDYTRWRLIEGLDDIGLTMRHEQDVTDFEASRPRWKPTTQPT
- a CDS encoding lysophospholipid acyltransferase family protein, whose translation is MTTHRMPTPVLYRVVAGVLRPVMRALMRYEVSGLENLPRSGGFIVTPNHVSHIDPFPWAHVLYNRGRAPVFLAKSSLFEAPVVRSVMRHTHQVRVDRETASAASSLGPAIRAIEAGACVAVYPEGSLTRDPDMWPMRGKTGAARLALQAGCPVIPIAQWGSQDLLAPYARRPTLSRRRTLVRILFCPPVELSDLRGDPVTRDAITTGTDRIMQALTHGLEQLRGQKAPTERFDPKAHGLRSTGDYRSGGTS
- a CDS encoding HU family DNA-binding protein, whose protein sequence is MNKAELVKALEERLGSRKAAQEALEVVLDTIVREVAKGGRVAITGFGTFEKAARAARTGRNPRTGEVVKIKKTTVPRFKAGTSFKTYVADPKSLPKAAPAAARAAAGTVTSAAGTARAIAGSAVPGGKKVKKGSSAESTSSAATSSATTKKTAPARKSTASTSTAKKSTAKKSTAKKSTPAKKSTATTSTAKKSTPARKSTASTSTATSAKKAAPAKKSTASKSTAKKSTAKKSTAKKSTPARKSSATKSTSSSDSGSS
- a CDS encoding IclR family transcriptional regulator encodes the protein MDNSSGVGVLDKAAVVLGALESGPSTLAQLVAATGLARPTAHRLAVALEHHRLVGRDMQGRFVLGPRLGELAASAGEDKLLVAANPVLGALRDHTNESAQLFRRQGEHRVCVSAAERPVGLRDSIPVGATLTMHAGSAAQVLLAWEEPDRLHSGLQEAAFTATMLSGVRRRGWAQSVGEREAGVASVSAPVRSPSGRVIAAVSISGPIERLSRQPGRLHAATVIAGANKLTEVLQKHAEAAEAADRDTE
- a CDS encoding NAD(P)H-dependent glycerol-3-phosphate dehydrogenase; protein product: MNHIAVFGAGSWGTAFASILADAGNDVRVWGRRPELVDQINRRVNEDYAPGVELSSRISASTDPERVVDGAEIVILSVPSQSLRDNLTQWAPLLTGDKIVVSLMKGIELGTTKRMSEVIHEVAGVPLERIAAVSGPNLSREIIQRQPAATVVACPDEASADTVAAACQTSYFRPYTSPDLVGAEIGGAVKNVIALAVGMASGLGMGDNTKATIITRGLAETTRLATALGADPRTMSGLAGVGDLIATCMSPLSRNHSFGVRLGQGMTLEEVTAQAKQTAEGVKSCSSILELAHGNGVDVPIIEQVNRAVHEAVPVTEIGRQLLARARKSETD
- the leuC gene encoding 3-isopropylmalate dehydratase large subunit: MAGTLAEKVWEAHVVRRSTGEPDLLYIDLHLLHEVTSPQAFEGLRIAGRPVRRPDLTLATEDHNVPTTPGPITDPVSKIQVETLRDNCAEFGVTLYPMGDAEQGIVHVVGPQLGLTQPGTTVVCGDSHTSTHGAFGALAFGIGTSEVEHVLATQTLSLNPFKTMAINVHGQLEPGVSAKDVILAVIAKIGTGGGQGYVLEYRGEAIEALSMEARMTVCNMSIEAGARAGMIAPDQTTFDYLRGRDHAPTGTDWDAALESWQQLRSDDDAVFDMEVDIDGSTLTPFVTWGTNPGQGAPLSEAVPDPQAMPDENERFAATKALEYMGLTAGTPLREVAVDTVFLGSCTNGRIEDLRAAAEIIKGRHVAESVRMLVVPGSARVRVQAEQEGLHEVFTAAGAQWRLPGCSMCLGMNPDILSPGERSASTSNRNFEGRQGKGGRTHLVSPLVAAATAVRGTLSSPADLDVTEGA
- a CDS encoding trans-sulfuration enzyme family protein, giving the protein MTDQHPSTPATAHTSGLSPRTHVVAAGRPRRAPGASLNPPVTFTSTYIADGPVNYARVDNPTWTPFEEAVGGLEGGDALLYSSGMAAVAAVLALVPRGGVVVAPAAAYNGVVVSLTEAARAGLLEVRWVDIADAAGVRAALPGADLVWLESPTNPLLDLADLPGLTAAAHEVGALVAVDNTFATPLLQRPLESGADVVVHSATKYLSGHSDVILGLTVTGDDERGRELRTRLARHRTLGGAIAGPMEAWLALRGLRTLSLRLERACDNATELAQRLADHPRVSRVRYPGWGAIVSIEVAGATDGAAEAEALAAGTRLWSNSTSLGGVESQLERRRRQPGEPEAVPVNLVRLSVGVEDVDDLWRDLEQSLAALG